One region of Oryza sativa Japonica Group chromosome 5, ASM3414082v1 genomic DNA includes:
- the LOC4339072 gene encoding uncharacterized protein, whose translation MAADDAARSSRRMDLNLYLGLPRAPRLRRPDLGSDLALGTPMLSSSPSSSAASADAPPLETEPLHPPYSPPPAELVRPPTPLPEPYDPSAPEAHPPYVPPPVPPPEAIPELADDLEFGFSHPPLLLRPSELLGWVDRPSSSTASSSFRPERVDRYRPPVICLNSRQSRCLRPRRFRSDLPPLGSEAPALENDAAAQPPPQEPMQDTVEENKVVADGAIVGASEEEPAERGKSVAMFECNICFEMASEPVVTSCGHLFCWPCLYQWLHVHSTHKECPVCKGEVTEGNITPIYGRGNSTSDAEKKVAEEGNVSGPTIPPRPHGNRLESFRQKFHHLRPISRRLGEAHGILSSWRRILDQQIMNSVSRFEGPPESTVQEMIDHAHHASRLGRITTRMRARRLQREAENSTFVASSAAESGLPANSTSDLPRRSSSPFSSERIDLLQHFVDLASTERLASAVSDLRRMVRPSPYGASTSSNPPNPPNTELLPVDGNHVAVALAADQASNSSTMAVIQEDAAFTESTGEPSNAGSSRSLRRRGRNDALGSLDVDGVGLHRNKRRRLN comes from the coding sequence ATGGCCGCGGACGATGCCGCGCGGAGCAGCAGAAGGATGGATCTGAACCTCTACctcggcctcccccgcgccccgcgcctgcgccgccccGATCTCGGCTCCGACCTCGCGCTCGGCACCCCGAtgctctcctcctcgccttcctcctcggcggcctcggccgacgcgccgccgctgGAGACGGAGCCGCTCCACCCGCCGTACTCACCGCCCCCCGCCGAGCTTGTGCGCCCCCCGACACCTCTGCCCGAGCCGTACGACCCGTCGGCTCCCGAGGCGCACCCGCCCTAcgtgccgcctcccgtgccgcccCCGGAGGCGATACCTGAGCTCGCTGACGACCTTGAGTTCGGCTTCTCCCACCCGCCGCTTCTGCTGCGGCCCAGCGAGCTGCTTGGGTGGGTAGACCGGCCATCGTCGTCGAcggcctcctcttccttccGCCCGGAGCGTGTCGACCGCTACCGTCCCCCCGTGATCTGCCTGAATAGCCGCCAGAGTCGCTGCCTCCGTCCAAGACGGTTCAGGTCGGACCTTCCGCCTCTCGGCTCGGAGGCCCCTGCCCTGGAGAACGACGCTGCAGCACAACCGCCACCGCAAGAGCCTATGCAAGATACGGTTGAAGAGAACAAGGTGGTCGCCGATGGCGCTATCGTGGGTGCCTCAGAGGAGGAGCCAGCCGAACGTGGCAAGAGCGTTGCGATGTTTGAGTGCAACATCTGCTTCGAGATGGCTTCCGAGCCTGTGGTAACTTCGTGTGGACATCTCTTCTGCTGGCCTTGTTTGTACCAATGGCTGCATGTCCACTCAACTCACAAGGAGTGCCCTGTCTGCAAAGGCGAGGTCACTGAAGGGAACATCACTCCAATTTACGGGAGAGGGAATTCGACTTCGGACGCGGAAAAGAAGGTTGCGGAGGAGGGAAATGTATCAGGCCCTACAATCCCACCAAGGCCACATGGCAATCGGCTCGAGAGCTTCCGGCAGAAATTCCACCATTTGCGCCCGATTTCTAGAAGGCTTGGCGAGGCACATGGGATATTGTCTTCTTGGAGGCGCATACTTGATCAGCAGATTATGAATAGTGTGAGTAGGTTTGAGGGGCCTCCTGAATCAACTGTCCAGGAAATGATTGATCATGCTCATCATGCTAGCCGTTTAGGTCGAATTACTACTAGAATGAGGGCAAGGAGGTTGCAGAGGGAAGCCGAAAACTCTACATTTGTTGCTTCTTCTGCTGCGGAGAGTGGGCTGCCAGCAAACAGCACATCGGATCTGCCTAGGCGTAGCTCAAGTCCATTTTCCTCGGAAAGAATTGATTTATTGCAACACTTTGTTGACCTTGCAAGCACGGAAAGATTGGCAAGCGCTGTGAGTGACCTTAGAAGAATGGTTAGGCCGAGCCCTTATGGAGCATCAACTTCATCAAATCCACCAAATCCACCAAATACCGAGCTGCTGCCAGTTGATGGGAATCATGTTGCCGTTGCACTAGCTGCAGATCAAGCTTCCAATTCAAGCACCATGGCTGTAATTCAGGAGGATGCTGCTTTTACTGAAAGCACAGGGGAACCAAGTAATGCAGGGTCTTCGAGATCcctgaggaggagaggaagaaatgATGCCTTAGGTTCTTTGGATGTGGATGGTGTGGGACTACACCGGAACAAGAGAAGGCGGCTGAACTGA
- the LOC4339073 gene encoding uncharacterized protein — MATAADQNPNDAEHREAAAGANAAAEEYEEEDEEEEEVELDGPAAVAAEREKVQAVFKRLSSDPVGIRVHDVIIKGNAKTKEELIEAEVAELLRAAPTVQDLLRNASIASARLRQLDVFDSVNITLDAGPPELPGTTNVVVEVVEAANPITGSAGVYSKPEARSWSLEGSVKLKNLFGYGDIWDASGAYSWDQTSEVGIGVSLPRFKSISTPLMARASLSSQDWLKFSSYKERLLGLSFGLISTMQHDLSYNLTWRTLTDPSQVSSKSIRRQLGHNLLSALKYTYKIDQRNSHLRPTKGYAFLSTSQVGGLWDSKGLRFFRQEFDVRGAVPLGFYNSALNVGLGVGAILPLGRGFMNLSSSVPDRFYLGGHSSPVCSLSGLSSLLGFRTRGIGPTEPRRLVPSESEDGSAASPGRDYLGGDLAVSAFADLSFDLPLKIFRDAGIHGHAFLTAGNLAKLSEGEYKKFSLSEFGRTFRSSAGVGIILPTKLFRVEVNYCYILKQAEHDSGRTGIQFSFSSPL; from the exons ATGGCGACCGCCGCCGACCAAAACCCTAACGACGCGGAGCACCGGGAGGCCGCGGCGGGAGCcaatgcggcggcggaggagtacgaggaggaggatgaggaggaggaggaggtggagctgGACGGGCCGGCAgccgtggcggcggagcgggagaAGGTGCAGGCCGTGTTCAAGCGGCTGTCGTCGGACCCCGTGGGCATCCGCGTCCACGACGTGATCATCAAGGGCAACGCCAAGACGAAGGAGGAGCTCATCGAGGCGGAGGTCGCCgagctcctccgcgccgcccccaCCGTGCAGGACCTGCTGCGCAACGCCAGCATCGCCAGCGCGCGCCTGCGCCAGCTCGACGTGTTCGACTCCGTCAACATCACGCTCGACGCCGGCCCACCAGAGCTGCCCGGCACCACCaacgtcgtcgtcgaggtcgtcgaGGCCGCCAACCCTATCACGGGGAGTGCGGGAGTATACTCCAAGCCTGAG GCAAGATCTTGGTCACTTGAAGGCTCGGTTAAGTTGAAGAACCTGTTTGGCTATGGTGACATCTGGGATGCTTCAGGTGCATACAGTTGGGATCAGACATCTGAGGTTGGCATTGGAGTGTCCCTGCCAAGATTTAAATCAATATCAACACCCTTGATGGCTCGGGCGTCATTGTCGTCCCAAGATTGGCTGAAATTTTCTTCTTACAAGGAGCGCCTGCTTGGCCTTTCATTTGGTTTGATTTCAACCATGCAACATGATTTGTCTTATAATCTTACATGGCGTACCTTAACTGATCCATCACAAGTCTCATCGAAGTCCATAAGGAGGCAATTAGGGCACAATCTTCTCTCTGCGTTGAAATATACATACAAGATTGATCAAAGGAATTCACATCTCAGGCCAACAAAAGGATACGCGTTTCTCTCAACTTCTCAAGTTGGAGGTCTATGGGATAGCAAAGGGTTGAGATTTTTCCGCCAG gAGTTTGATGTTCGTGGTGCTGTACCTTTGGGATTCTATAATAGTGCTCTCAATGTTGGCCTTGGAGTGGGTGCCATTCTTCCACTGGGGAGAGGATTTATGAATCTATCTTCATCTGTGCCTGATAGATTTTACCTCGGAGGTCATTCTTCTCCAGTTTGCAGCTTGAGTGGACTGTCATCCTTGTTGGGTTTCAGAACAAGAGGGATTGGTCCAACAGAACCACGGAGGCTTGTCCCTAGTGAATCTGAGGATGGATCTGCTGCCTCACCAGGGCGGGATTACTTGGGTGGTGATCTTGCTGTCTCTGCCTTTGCTGACCTTTCGTTTGATTTGCCTCTGAAGATATTTAGAGATGCTGGAATACATGGTCATGCATTTCTAACTGCTGGGAACCTTGCGAAACTGTCGGAGGGTGAGTATAAGAAGTTCTCACTTTCTGAATTTGGGCGTACATTTAGGAGCTCTGCAGGTGTTGGCATTATTTTGCCTACTAAGCTTTTCCGAGTGGAG GTGAACTACTGTTACATTTTGAAGCAGGCTGAGCATGACTCTGGGAGAACGGGAATACAGTTCAGCTTTTCGTCACCCCTGTAG
- the LOC4339074 gene encoding uncharacterized protein: MQLVHERVAPPPAAELAGRRGGGGGEGMEIVTARVGGCGYGYEEEGGTRRQQRRRRKVSDGHVVAQLLDSPLPTPRRSCCGSSSAAGTPRSAARCGGGGSPGAPPSSPPLSPQRTHVPFSWESSPGVPKDAACGRKVVREVLPPRPPPGRGGGGGGSPAHAHARAYFGNATETTSSDDDDSDDTFSDALDRISASDRFAAFSSRLSSIDGAGSLRLPSFIMDRFLPAANAIATTSADKRPKKTPRRGARSSKQDEEATASARRRAQSLRRASGREQPKQPPPRHHVSTLQRKESEPPPPPRQSRDIDEETQSDEMSPRSCGFMLFLPWSVKPVLCGFARSRTSRAADASTTASSPPRRSVTLGNALEKEKEKEKDKSKLRGGGGDPSRWSDEKSGSGREWSSPGWGTAILGTSKRYCADARKALSRLARSATDGRGSPRVTGERRAGKPAAAASPRRSTSGEIPPLSPPSESWLSHARGSSTLSNKR; the protein is encoded by the coding sequence ATGCAGCTGGTCCACGAACGTGTGGCACCACCACCTGCTGCCGAGCTAgccgggcgccgcggcggcggcggcggcgaaggcatgGAGATCGTGACGGCGAGGGTAGGCGGGTGCGGGTACGGGtacgaggaggagggaggcacgaggcggcagcagcggcggcggcgcaaggtgAGCGACGGGCACGTGGTGGCGCAGCTGCTCGATTCGCCGCTCCCGACGCCGCGGCGGTCCTGCTgcgggtcgtcgtcggcggcggggaccCCGCGCAGCGCCGCGCggtgcggtggtggtggctcccccggcgcgccgccgtcgtcgccaccgttgTCGCCGCAGCGGACGCACGTGCCGTTCTCGTGGGAGAGCTCCCCCGGCGTGCCCAAGGACGCCGCGTGCGGCCGAAAGGTGGTGAGGGAGGTGCTGccaccgaggccgccgccggggcggggcggcggcggcggtggctccccgGCTCATGCGCACGCGAGGGCATACTTCGGGAACGCCACCGAGACGAcgagcagcgacgacgacgactcggaCGACACGTTCTCCGACGCGCTCGACAGGATCTCGGCGTCCGACCGGTTCGCGGCGTTCTCTTCCCGGCTGAGCTCCATCGACGGCGCCGGGTCGCTGCGGTTGCCGAGCTTCATCATGGACCGCTTCCTCCCGGCCGCCAACgccatcgccaccacctccgccgacAAGCGCCCGAAGAAAACTccgcgccgcggcgcccgcAGCTCCAAGcaagacgaggaggcgacggcctCGGCAAGACGCCGGGCGCAGTCGCTGCGCCGCGCTTCCGGCCGCGAGCAACCGAAGCAACCCCCGCCGCGCCACCACGTCTCCACTCTCCAACGCAAGGAgagtgagccgccgccgccgccgcgacagaGCAGGGACATCGACGAGGAGACGCAGAGCGACGAGATGTCCCCGAGGTCGTGCGGGTTCATGCTGTTCCTCCCATGGAGCGTCAAGCCGGTGCTCTGCGGGTTCGCGCGCAGCCGTACgtcgcgcgccgccgacgcgtcCACCACCGCGTCCTCCCCACCACGCCGCAGCGTCACGCTAGGCAACGccctggagaaggagaaggagaaggagaaggacaaGAGCAAgctacgcggcggcggcggcgacccgtcGCGCTGGTCCGACGAGaagagcggcagcggcagggagTGGTCGAGCCCAGGATGGGGCACGGCGATCCTCGGCACGAGCAAGCGATACTGCGCCGACGCGAGGAAGGCTCTGAGCAGGCTGGCTCGTTCGGCGACGGACGGCCGTGGCAGCCCGAGGGTAACAGGGGAGAGGAGGGCCggcaagccggcggcggcggcctcgccgcggcgctcgaCGTCCGGCGAGATCccgccgttgtcgccgccgtCCGAGTCATGGCTCAGTCACGCGCGCGGGAGCAGCACACTGAGTAacaaaagatga